A region of the Litchfieldia alkalitelluris genome:
TCTAATTTATGATAGATTATGTTTAACTGGACTATCTGAACGTTCTTGGTATGCAGTTCTACCTATTGAGGATGTTTTTATGTATAAACAAAAACCAGAGGTAGTATCAAGTTTATTAAAGTGTTGTGGGGTTCGTTAGTATCATTCTTAACTAGGGCTTATATGGAATGAGAATACTTGATTGGTTAATGCGCAGTAGACACTTACTGCGCATTAAATAATAATAGAGGGAAAAACTCCCCTTAATTAATAAACAGCGTTGAAAATAGCTAAAATAGACGGAAAAATTTCCCTTATTCTGCTCGAAAAACTTAAAATTAGGTAATTTTGCTTGTATAGGCGGAAATATTCCGCTTATTTACCCCAAAACGAGCTCTCATCTGTAATTAACGGAAAAAACTCCGCTTATTTTTTTATCGCTAGTTTCTCAATTTAAGGACTTGGCATTTTATTCAAGGGCAGTTGGATGAAGGCGGGGTACTTATTTTTATAAGAACCTCATGTACATTGCATTACGGTGAACCATATCACACAAGTACAAGTGAAAAATCTATTCTGACATTTTACATTTCCCAAAAGATCCATAGTAGATTAGTTTAATCTTATTGGGAGAATATAAAAATTGACAACAAAAAGAAGAGGTGTTAAGTTTACCTTACGACCGTTCGGGAGGTATGATGTGATGACGACCTTAAATCAAATCAAAGAAGTTTCTTTAAAGCATTTTGCAAAAGGTGGGTATGAAGGTGCATCATTGGCACATATTGCCGAAGATGTAGGGATAAAAAAACAGTCAATCTATACACATTTTAAAGGGAAAGATGAACTTTTTCTACAGCTCTGCAGTGATGCGAGTGAGAAGGAAATAGTGTTTGTTAGTAATTTTATAGACAATAATAAGAATCGACCAATAAAAGATTTCTTATATGACTTTCTATTGCAAAGCATAGACCGATACGAACAAAATGATTCTAATAAATTTTGGATTCGCACAGCATTTTTTCCACCTAGCCATCTTAATGAAATGGTAACGAAAGTCTCTTATCAATTTTTAGATCAGTTAGAAGAACTTTTAATACCGATAATAAAAGAAGCTATGGTAGAAGGAGAAATTTGTTCAACCATTGGTGAAATACAGGCTACAGCTGCTTTTTTAGGAATTTACGATGGAATCATCGTTGAAATGATTTATGGAGGCCCAAAACGACTACAGAGGAGATTCGATGCTTCTTGGGAAATTTATTGGCGGGGGATTTCGATGTAATTAAAGGTGATGGGGTGTTATAGAATGAATCAAAATTGGATACTAGT
Encoded here:
- a CDS encoding TetR/AcrR family transcriptional regulator, translating into MTTLNQIKEVSLKHFAKGGYEGASLAHIAEDVGIKKQSIYTHFKGKDELFLQLCSDASEKEIVFVSNFIDNNKNRPIKDFLYDFLLQSIDRYEQNDSNKFWIRTAFFPPSHLNEMVTKVSYQFLDQLEELLIPIIKEAMVEGEICSTIGEIQATAAFLGIYDGIIVEMIYGGPKRLQRRFDASWEIYWRGISM